The proteins below come from a single Mercenaria mercenaria strain notata chromosome 3, MADL_Memer_1, whole genome shotgun sequence genomic window:
- the LOC123523639 gene encoding ctenidin-1-like has translation MKVSMIFVFTLLSVVMVAYANYYQPMMYPKGYGAMQYGYGGYGGGYGGGSGGGFSSFGQGGLFEMIIFLFVFILIINVLFGSLNGGGLGGGIGNSGGHSGGKGGGGYYY, from the exons ATGAAGGTTTCCATGATTTTCGTGTTCACGCTTCTTAGCGTAGTAATGGTGGCGTACGCCAACTACTATCAGCCTATGATGTATCCGAAGGGTTATGGTGCTATGCAGTACGGATATGGTGGATATGGCGGAGGATATGGCGGAGGAAGTGGTGGCGGATTCAGTAGTTTTGGACAGGGTGGATTGTTTGAGATGATCATTTTCT tgtttgtattcattttgataATCAACGTACTATTCGGTAGCCTGAACGGTGGTGGTTTAGGTGGTGGTATAGGCAACAGTGGAGGACACAGTGGTGGCAAAGGTGGAGGCGGATACTACTATTAA